In Dehalococcoidia bacterium, the following are encoded in one genomic region:
- a CDS encoding Zn-ribbon domain-containing OB-fold protein — translation MKSKSEIVDVQGLPFVAGFNWSTGFLMQRFIEELANRKILGAKCPDCGYTYVPPRSRCGKCYAKIEQKNLITLSGKGTLVGYTTAYVELDGKGNFGDLKEPGIIGAIKLENADSTIFMPLEGIKPRDVTEGLKVEVQWREETKGELADIKCFRLAR, via the coding sequence ATGAAAAGTAAATCTGAGATAGTTGACGTACAGGGTTTGCCGTTTGTTGCTGGCTTTAACTGGTCAACAGGCTTCCTGATGCAGAGGTTTATCGAAGAGCTTGCCAATAGAAAAATCCTGGGAGCAAAATGTCCCGATTGTGGATACACCTATGTACCCCCAAGGTCGAGGTGCGGGAAATGCTATGCCAAAATAGAACAGAAAAACCTGATCACTCTATCTGGAAAGGGTACCCTGGTTGGCTATACAACAGCGTATGTCGAATTAGATGGCAAGGGAAACTTTGGGGATTTAAAGGAACCCGGGATAATCGGGGCAATAAAGCTGGAGAACGCGGATTCAACGATCTTCATGCCCCTTGAAGGGATTAAACCCCGGGATGTAACCGAAGGGCTCAAGGTTGAGGTCCAGTGGCGAGAGGAGACAAAAGGTGAGCTGGCAGATATAAAGTGTTTCAGGCTTGCTCGTTAA
- a CDS encoding branched-chain amino acid ABC transporter permease — translation MIEGIIITGLISGGVYALLAVGFSLIFGAARIINLAHTAFYMLAAYLIYTFASLLGLNLLLSIVLSIAAVTIIGVLTYQLVIDRVRGHETTALIATLALAIIIQEIMLLPWTFGGHFLRVPDLISGYTTILGIRVTYQYILTFGMVLIILFGTWALLMKTRLGIAIRSTAQDREVANLMGINVARTGMITMAISVALAAVAGALVAPLAILSPHMWMNPLVMIMAIIVLGGLGSVKGSLVGAFILGFAETLVVFLAPSGAFLKGAVALAIMLAVILIRPEGLFGVSFEEER, via the coding sequence ATGATAGAGGGCATAATAATCACCGGATTAATAAGCGGCGGCGTGTATGCCCTGTTGGCGGTCGGTTTCTCCCTCATTTTCGGGGCAGCCCGTATCATCAACCTGGCCCACACCGCATTTTACATGTTGGCCGCCTATTTGATATACACCTTTGCCAGTCTCCTCGGTCTAAATCTCCTTTTATCCATCGTCCTCTCGATAGCAGCTGTAACCATCATAGGAGTACTCACCTATCAGCTGGTCATTGACCGCGTACGTGGGCATGAGACCACGGCATTGATAGCGACCCTAGCCCTGGCCATCATTATTCAGGAGATCATGCTCCTGCCATGGACGTTTGGTGGTCACTTTCTGAGGGTTCCCGACCTGATTTCAGGATACACAACGATACTGGGGATCAGGGTTACCTATCAATACATATTAACATTTGGGATGGTTCTAATCATCCTTTTTGGCACATGGGCTCTCTTGATGAAAACCAGGCTGGGAATCGCTATTAGGTCCACAGCTCAGGATAGAGAGGTTGCCAATCTTATGGGGATAAACGTGGCAAGAACAGGAATGATAACCATGGCTATATCGGTGGCACTGGCGGCCGTCGCCGGCGCACTGGTGGCTCCCCTAGCCATTTTGTCGCCCCATATGTGGATGAATCCGCTGGTGATGATCATGGCCATTATCGTCCTCGGAGGGTTGGGGAGCGTCAAGGGGAGTCTGGTGGGGGCCTTTATCCTGGGGTTTGCCGAGACCCTGGTTGTTTTCCTGGCTCCTTCAGGTGCCTTTTTAAAGGGGGCTGTGGCGCTGGCGATCATGTTAGCCGTCATCCTGATAAGGCCTGAAGGCCTGTTCGGGGTATCCTTTGAGGAAGAAAGGTGA
- a CDS encoding branched-chain amino acid ABC transporter permease — MGIISAYIGRAYKGLRGEVLILPSRTIVLLFCLTLLLLPLVMDHPYYLGILFLASIFAIFAASWDLLSGFTGQMNFGHALFFGVAAYTAALLNLHFGLAPWLTIPLGALAAVLAGLIIGVPCLRLRGIYLALATLAFPLILIAVVHTIPNITGGEMGVSGIDPLSGSRTIDYYIAVTLMIGLGFVMWKITASKTGIIFHAIREDEVTARASGINTTRYKLMAFCLSGFFAGIAGGLYVHYMKVAGPSTLELLLSFQVVIWAIFGGIATIYGPIAGVFILYVPLTLLESVPVVSEIRMLLIAIIVVLAMLFMPEGLTTWVRDKIEKVCPRCKIRNVGTRKSCRVCRADLG; from the coding sequence ATGGGCATTATAAGCGCCTATATCGGCAGGGCATATAAAGGGTTGAGAGGGGAGGTACTGATCCTTCCCAGCAGAACAATAGTTTTGCTTTTCTGCTTGACACTATTATTGCTACCCCTGGTGATGGATCATCCGTACTATCTAGGCATCTTGTTTCTGGCGAGCATATTTGCCATCTTCGCTGCTAGCTGGGATCTATTATCCGGCTTTACCGGCCAGATGAATTTTGGCCATGCCCTCTTCTTCGGGGTTGCTGCCTACACGGCTGCCCTTCTAAATCTACACTTTGGTTTGGCCCCGTGGCTAACCATACCCCTTGGGGCGCTTGCTGCGGTACTGGCGGGGCTTATCATCGGTGTGCCCTGCCTGAGGTTGAGGGGAATTTACCTGGCCCTTGCCACCCTGGCCTTTCCCTTAATCCTGATCGCAGTTGTACACACCATTCCGAATATCACTGGTGGTGAGATGGGCGTTTCCGGCATAGACCCCCTCTCCGGCTCGCGGACGATCGATTACTATATTGCGGTCACCCTTATGATCGGACTGGGATTTGTTATGTGGAAGATCACCGCTTCTAAGACCGGCATCATTTTTCACGCCATACGGGAAGATGAGGTTACCGCAAGAGCATCGGGGATAAATACCACCAGGTACAAGCTTATGGCCTTCTGTCTGAGCGGATTTTTTGCCGGGATTGCCGGGGGCCTCTATGTCCATTATATGAAGGTTGCTGGCCCATCGACACTGGAGCTCCTGCTATCGTTTCAGGTTGTCATCTGGGCGATTTTCGGGGGTATCGCCACCATCTATGGGCCAATAGCCGGGGTCTTCATCCTCTATGTCCCTCTCACGCTTCTGGAATCCGTGCCTGTTGTATCCGAGATACGAATGTTACTCATTGCCATCATAGTAGTGCTTGCCATGCTGTTTATGCCTGAGGGACTCACCACCTGGGTGCGGGATAAGATCGAAAAGGTATGCCCCAGATGCAAGATACGAAACGTAGGCACCCGCAAGTCATGCCGGGTATGTAGGGCGGATTTAGGTTAG
- a CDS encoding acyl-CoA dehydrogenase family protein, which produces MDFQFTPEQEALRQEVRDWLKKAIPPRWTELGVALWEEDDEIWAIARDFERKLAGKGWLAPGYPSKYGGIDATSMEQAILSEEKAYARAPAMLSDVLAAGWVGPTILLFGTEEQKEKYVGGIGRGELVFCLGYSEPEAGSDLAAVQTLAVEDGDHYVLNGQKIFTSLAHRADYCWLAARTDRDAPKHKGISMFIIDMKTPGITVSPLINMLGFHEFNEVFLDNVRVPKENMVGEKNRGWYTLAAALNFERSVVYIPAANRRFIEGLVSYARKTPWDGGVLADNPLVRHKLAQMAVENEVCRLLCYRVVWMQTRGMIPAYETSASYLHTAELTRRLAQIGMEILGLYGQLDKSSEWAPLKGAIKSLCLSALGLGIGGGTNEIQRNLIARIGLGLPRE; this is translated from the coding sequence TTGGACTTTCAATTTACCCCGGAGCAGGAGGCCTTACGGCAGGAGGTCAGGGATTGGCTGAAGAAGGCGATTCCGCCAAGGTGGACTGAGCTGGGGGTTGCCCTATGGGAGGAGGATGATGAGATATGGGCCATTGCCCGGGATTTCGAGCGAAAGCTTGCCGGGAAGGGCTGGCTTGCACCGGGATATCCGTCGAAATATGGTGGAATTGACGCTACCTCTATGGAGCAGGCTATACTCAGTGAGGAGAAGGCATATGCTAGAGCCCCCGCAATGCTGAGCGACGTACTGGCGGCGGGCTGGGTGGGTCCCACCATCCTTCTTTTCGGCACCGAGGAACAGAAAGAGAAGTATGTGGGAGGAATCGGCAGGGGGGAGCTGGTCTTTTGCCTGGGCTACAGCGAGCCGGAGGCCGGATCAGACCTGGCGGCGGTTCAGACACTGGCGGTGGAGGATGGCGATCATTACGTCCTCAATGGCCAGAAGATATTCACCAGCCTGGCCCATCGCGCCGACTACTGCTGGCTGGCGGCCAGGACCGACCGCGACGCCCCCAAGCACAAGGGGATAAGCATGTTTATCATCGACATGAAGACGCCGGGCATCACCGTGAGCCCGCTTATAAACATGCTGGGGTTCCATGAATTCAACGAGGTCTTCTTGGACAATGTCCGGGTTCCCAAAGAGAATATGGTGGGTGAGAAGAACCGTGGCTGGTACACCCTGGCCGCTGCGCTCAACTTCGAGCGCTCAGTGGTCTACATTCCAGCGGCAAACCGCCGCTTCATTGAGGGCCTGGTAAGCTATGCCAGGAAGACGCCCTGGGATGGAGGGGTACTGGCCGATAACCCGCTAGTTCGGCACAAGCTGGCACAAATGGCGGTGGAGAACGAGGTCTGCCGCCTGCTTTGCTACCGCGTGGTGTGGATGCAGACACGGGGGATGATCCCCGCCTATGAGACCTCTGCATCTTATTTGCATACCGCGGAGCTCACCCGGCGACTGGCCCAGATCGGTATGGAGATACTGGGCCTTTACGGGCAACTGGACAAGTCTTCCGAGTGGGCGCCGCTTAAGGGGGCGATAAAGAGCCTGTGCCTGAGCGCGCTGGGCCTGGGTATCGGCGGAGGGACCAACGAGATCCAGCGTAACCTGATTGCCAGAATAGGATTGGGACTGCCCCGGGAGTAG
- a CDS encoding crotonase/enoyl-CoA hydratase family protein has translation MPKFETLTISSENRVANIQLNRPEKANAINAAMWQEIKDVFDLVDESPEVRVAVLSGQGKHFSAGIDFEFLGSMYNKLSGLSEGRKQERLRQIIIGLQDCITAIERCRRPVIAAIHGACMGGGVDLITACDIRYATADARFSIKEVDLAIVADTGALQRLPRIIGDGLFRELAYTGLEFDGVKAHSMGLINKVFPNQMNLLAGVKELATQIAAKSPLAIRGIKETMIYSRDHTVAEGLKYVATWNAAIGLSKDVQDAVTAYLQKRCAEFED, from the coding sequence ATGCCTAAATTTGAAACTCTGACGATTAGTTCAGAAAATCGCGTTGCGAATATCCAGCTAAACCGACCCGAAAAGGCCAATGCAATAAATGCCGCTATGTGGCAGGAAATAAAGGATGTATTCGATTTGGTTGATGAATCGCCAGAAGTGCGGGTCGCTGTGCTAAGCGGTCAGGGAAAACATTTTTCAGCAGGCATCGACTTCGAGTTTCTAGGGTCTATGTATAATAAGTTAAGCGGGCTATCAGAAGGACGGAAGCAGGAGCGTCTACGTCAAATTATCATTGGATTACAGGATTGCATTACAGCTATAGAGCGTTGCCGAAGACCTGTGATAGCTGCCATTCACGGGGCATGCATGGGCGGTGGAGTCGATTTAATTACAGCTTGCGACATACGCTATGCGACAGCCGATGCTCGCTTCTCTATCAAAGAGGTGGATCTAGCCATCGTTGCGGATACAGGTGCGTTGCAGCGGCTGCCCAGGATTATCGGTGATGGCTTGTTTAGGGAGTTAGCTTATACAGGGCTTGAATTTGATGGTGTAAAAGCCCATTCGATGGGTCTGATTAATAAGGTATTTCCCAATCAGATGAATTTACTAGCAGGGGTTAAGGAATTAGCTACTCAGATAGCGGCAAAATCTCCATTAGCCATACGCGGGATCAAAGAGACTATGATTTATAGTCGTGACCACACTGTAGCCGAGGGTCTCAAATATGTGGCAACATGGAATGCGGCAATTGGTCTGTCCAAAGATGTACAGGATGCGGTTACTGCCTATTTACAGAAGCGGTGTGCAGAATTTGAGGATTAG
- a CDS encoding ABC transporter ATP-binding protein: MLLEVESLNVCYDTAMILSDMNLCVDEGEVVGLVGPNGAGKTTLLRAITGLVRWEKGAMRGARAGDITIEGTVRFAGERIDGLAAHEIVKRRLVHCPERRRPFREMTVTENLKAGGYLCKERGEVQRGLEMAYQLFPVLKERGNQISGTLSGGEQQMLAIGRALMFQPKLLCIDEPSTGLSSRLKQELFERMKQIKSSGIAMLLVEQDVSSAFQLASRNYVLSHGRVIAEGISEELLKDETIRKTYLGL, translated from the coding sequence TTGCTTCTCGAGGTGGAAAGTCTTAATGTTTGTTATGATACCGCCATGATATTAAGCGACATGAATCTGTGCGTTGACGAGGGGGAAGTGGTCGGTCTGGTGGGTCCGAATGGCGCTGGAAAGACAACGCTGCTGCGAGCCATAACCGGACTGGTGAGATGGGAAAAGGGTGCGATGAGGGGGGCGCGGGCTGGAGACATAACCATTGAAGGCACTGTGCGCTTTGCCGGGGAGAGGATCGATGGGCTGGCAGCACATGAGATTGTAAAAAGGCGCTTAGTTCATTGCCCGGAGAGAAGAAGGCCCTTTCGAGAGATGACAGTTACTGAAAATCTGAAGGCTGGAGGCTATCTGTGTAAAGAGAGAGGAGAGGTGCAGAGAGGGTTAGAAATGGCTTATCAGTTGTTCCCGGTGTTAAAAGAGAGGGGGAATCAGATATCTGGAACACTATCCGGTGGAGAGCAACAGATGCTCGCCATTGGAAGGGCATTGATGTTCCAGCCCAAGCTCCTCTGTATCGATGAACCTTCAACCGGGCTCAGTTCCAGGCTGAAACAGGAATTGTTTGAGCGTATGAAGCAGATTAAAAGTTCGGGGATTGCCATGCTCCTGGTTGAGCAGGATGTCAGTTCGGCGTTTCAATTAGCCAGCAGGAACTACGTTCTTTCTCACGGAAGGGTGATCGCCGAAGGAATAAGCGAGGAATTACTCAAAGACGAGACTATCAGAAAGACATACCTGGGCTTATAG
- a CDS encoding AMP-binding protein → MEAKVKYDEKPWLKFYPEGVPANVEIPERPLPEIFDEVADKYSSRAAVIFYGNKISFGKLREEVDRFATALHELGIQKGDKVALYLLNSPQFIIAYFGSLKAGATLTPISPVYTSIEVRHQLEDSEAKSIVCQDFLYENVERAGGGLKNVILTGIGDYLPLSKRLAGKSVLGRYGKMEVPSPEYIESRGFHQFQKLIKKYPPNPPKIEINAKEDIAVLPYTGGTTGLPKGAMLTHYNLLACGMQVQAFWPTFEEGKEVVPALLPFYHIYGQVVVMLNGLTQGSTLLLFTTPDLEEILSTMERYRATVFFSVPTAYQFLKDYDKTDRFNWKGLKMITSGADTLHESTVTDWERRTGAKIIEGYGLTECSAVSHVNPWGRPKIGSFGVPLPNVGAAIVNHETGEYLPPGEVGELIIEGPNIMEGYWKRPEDTRESLIELDGRTWFRTGDLVRMDDEGYFFFYDRKKDLIKYKGYSVFAREIEEVLHQHPKVKAAGVLGVPDPGVGQLIKAIVVLETDARGKLTEEEIIKYCEENLAHYKVPKIVEFRGELPKTDVGKVSHRELREELEEE, encoded by the coding sequence ATGGAAGCTAAAGTTAAGTACGATGAGAAGCCATGGTTAAAATTCTATCCTGAAGGAGTTCCGGCAAACGTCGAGATTCCGGAGCGCCCTTTGCCTGAGATCTTTGATGAGGTAGCCGACAAATACTCTAGCAGAGCCGCGGTGATCTTTTACGGTAATAAGATAAGCTTCGGAAAGTTAAGGGAGGAAGTAGACAGGTTTGCGACGGCCCTCCATGAGTTAGGAATACAGAAGGGGGATAAAGTTGCCCTCTATCTGCTCAACAGTCCTCAATTCATTATCGCCTATTTTGGCTCGCTCAAAGCGGGAGCTACGCTGACGCCGATCAGCCCAGTCTATACCAGCATTGAGGTAAGGCATCAGCTTGAAGATAGTGAAGCCAAGTCCATTGTCTGCCAGGATTTCCTTTATGAGAACGTTGAAAGGGCAGGGGGCGGACTCAAGAATGTCATTCTGACCGGTATCGGGGATTATTTGCCCCTGTCAAAGAGATTGGCGGGGAAAAGTGTTCTGGGAAGGTACGGCAAGATGGAAGTTCCCAGCCCCGAGTATATTGAAAGTCGCGGCTTCCACCAGTTCCAGAAGCTAATAAAGAAATACCCACCGAATCCTCCGAAAATCGAGATCAATGCCAAGGAGGATATTGCTGTTCTCCCCTATACCGGAGGAACCACGGGCCTGCCCAAGGGTGCTATGCTGACCCACTACAATCTGCTCGCATGTGGGATGCAGGTCCAGGCTTTTTGGCCCACATTTGAGGAAGGCAAGGAGGTTGTTCCGGCATTGCTGCCCTTTTACCATATATATGGCCAAGTAGTAGTTATGCTGAACGGCCTGACTCAGGGGTCAACGCTGCTTCTGTTTACCACGCCTGACCTTGAGGAAATCCTATCCACCATGGAAAGGTACAGGGCAACGGTGTTCTTCAGTGTGCCAACGGCATACCAATTCCTCAAGGACTACGATAAGACTGACCGGTTCAATTGGAAGGGGCTCAAGATGATTACCAGTGGCGCCGATACACTTCATGAGTCAACGGTAACGGATTGGGAGAGAAGGACAGGGGCCAAGATTATAGAGGGTTACGGCTTGACTGAGTGTAGCGCTGTATCTCACGTCAACCCTTGGGGAAGGCCAAAGATCGGTTCATTTGGAGTTCCGCTACCCAACGTCGGGGCAGCGATAGTTAACCATGAAACAGGCGAGTACCTTCCTCCGGGGGAGGTCGGTGAACTAATTATCGAGGGGCCAAACATTATGGAGGGCTACTGGAAGAGGCCAGAAGACACAAGAGAAAGCTTAATCGAGCTGGATGGCAGGACGTGGTTCAGAACAGGCGACCTGGTCAGGATGGACGATGAGGGCTACTTCTTCTTCTATGACCGGAAGAAGGATTTGATCAAGTACAAGGGCTATTCCGTCTTTGCCCGGGAGATTGAGGAGGTTCTGCACCAGCATCCAAAGGTAAAGGCAGCGGGTGTCCTGGGGGTTCCCGATCCCGGCGTGGGACAGTTGATCAAGGCGATCGTGGTGCTCGAAACCGATGCAAGAGGGAAGTTGACCGAAGAGGAAATAATCAAATACTGTGAGGAGAATCTGGCCCATTACAAGGTCCCCAAGATCGTTGAATTCAGGGGTGAGCTCCCAAAGACAGACGTGGGAAAGGTGTCCCACAGGGAACTCAGGGAAGAGCTGGAGGAGGAATGA
- a CDS encoding zinc ribbon domain-containing protein, whose protein sequence is MGYIKEERPTTIAVEGIWNVGSYHYKGSRLLEEYVKGLKQKKLIGSFCPGCGKVIVPPRNLCGRCHRIMDRRKIVSNRGTITCFIVTPPMEKGKLKVLGMDPVEAGLIKEGEVVIPVFVKFDGSDSNTDTILLNADPKAVHIGMRVKVLWSKEPQGALSDFEGVEPA, encoded by the coding sequence ATGGGATATATAAAGGAAGAAAGACCGACGACAATCGCTGTGGAAGGTATATGGAATGTAGGTTCCTATCACTATAAGGGTTCCAGGCTCCTGGAGGAATACGTTAAGGGGCTTAAGCAGAAGAAATTAATCGGCTCATTCTGCCCCGGCTGTGGGAAGGTAATTGTGCCACCCAGAAACCTGTGCGGGAGATGTCACCGGATAATGGACCGACGAAAGATCGTTAGTAATAGGGGGACTATTACCTGCTTTATAGTCACTCCCCCCATGGAGAAAGGAAAATTGAAGGTCCTGGGGATGGATCCTGTGGAAGCGGGCTTAATAAAGGAGGGTGAGGTGGTTATTCCGGTCTTTGTGAAGTTCGATGGGTCAGACTCTAATACTGATACAATATTGCTCAATGCGGACCCGAAGGCTGTTCACATAGGCATGAGGGTTAAAGTTCTTTGGTCGAAGGAGCCGCAGGGTGCACTAAGCGATTTCGAAGGCGTTGAACCAGCATAG
- a CDS encoding 3-keto-5-aminohexanoate cleavage protein: MARMPKLIITCALTGSAVAPSQTPYLPITPGQIADEAYRAYKAGAAVVHVHVRDPEQGIPTADLKIWRETLTKIKEKCNVVICTTTGGGMGMTAEQRIAVVPEFEPEMCSLDIESMNFSVFPLVEKIKEWKYPWEKLMMELSKDFVFKNTFADLEVFAKTMKKHNVKPEVEIYGTNGLYNTGFLIRAGQLDLPVHIQYVLGVLGGTFSTPYELLHLQTETHRWLGADNYTWSVIGVGYPAEFHLGAVAITMGGHVRVGMEDNIFVKYKVLAKSNAELVEKIREVADVLEREIATPDEAREMLGLKGINKVKF, translated from the coding sequence ATGGCTAGAATGCCCAAACTGATAATCACCTGCGCTTTGACTGGATCTGCGGTAGCTCCGTCACAAACACCCTACCTTCCCATAACCCCGGGTCAGATAGCTGATGAAGCATACCGAGCTTACAAAGCAGGAGCGGCGGTAGTGCATGTCCATGTAAGGGATCCAGAACAGGGCATTCCTACGGCTGATTTGAAGATCTGGAGAGAGACACTCACAAAGATCAAAGAAAAGTGCAATGTGGTGATTTGCACCACAACCGGTGGCGGCATGGGAATGACAGCGGAGCAGAGAATAGCAGTTGTTCCCGAGTTTGAACCCGAAATGTGCTCCTTGGATATTGAGAGCATGAACTTCAGCGTGTTTCCACTTGTTGAGAAGATCAAGGAATGGAAGTATCCCTGGGAGAAACTGATGATGGAACTGTCCAAGGATTTCGTTTTCAAGAACACCTTCGCAGACTTGGAAGTCTTCGCGAAGACCATGAAAAAGCACAACGTGAAGCCAGAGGTCGAAATCTATGGTACAAATGGACTCTACAACACTGGTTTCCTTATTAGAGCAGGCCAACTGGACTTGCCAGTCCATATACAGTACGTCCTTGGCGTTCTAGGCGGTACGTTCTCCACACCGTACGAACTCCTGCACCTTCAGACAGAGACGCACAGATGGCTAGGCGCGGACAACTACACATGGTCGGTCATTGGTGTCGGCTATCCGGCAGAGTTCCACCTGGGAGCTGTAGCGATAACCATGGGTGGCCATGTGAGAGTCGGCATGGAAGATAACATATTCGTCAAATACAAGGTGCTGGCAAAGAGCAACGCGGAGCTGGTCGAGAAAATCCGCGAAGTCGCTGATGTTTTAGAGAGAGAAATTGCTACACCCGATGAGGCAAGAGAAATGCTTGGCCTTAAGGGTATAAACAAGGTGAAGTTTTAG
- a CDS encoding ABC transporter substrate-binding protein has translation MNRAMKVAIIPLLACLIVVGVSGCASEEANEIKIGVIGPMSYIQGEHHWAGAQMAAGEINDAGGIMLGTESYQIKLVQADSNEITSPTDAVLAMEKLITVDKVDFVVGGFRSESVIAMQQTAMDKEMIFLGCGASDLLLCENVAEDYETYKYWFRVSPVNGNYLATISFMLVGMVAQDVGALTYPEAPKVAILAENNVWADPLVAKAEAYFAAPPPYGMGLEVVGTWRPSQMATDVTAELTAIELAGANMIYTVVSGPLGVAYTAQWGETQIPAASVGINVEAQKGDFLTVTGGYGAYETTLNTYARVEITDETIPFYDSFVAEFEEIPIYTAGTYEALYILKAAVESADTLDADAVVTALEATDLMGPAGRLVYMAANTTTPHDITWGPGYVTGLGVQWQDGVLECVWPNAGGSLGELEYEGTVDYILPPWVVEALTE, from the coding sequence ATGAATAGAGCAATGAAGGTGGCCATTATCCCGCTACTTGCATGTCTAATAGTGGTGGGAGTGAGTGGCTGTGCGTCGGAAGAAGCGAACGAGATAAAGATAGGGGTAATCGGCCCGATGTCTTACATACAGGGCGAACACCACTGGGCCGGGGCTCAGATGGCAGCTGGAGAGATAAATGATGCAGGCGGCATAATGCTAGGAACTGAGTCGTACCAGATAAAACTGGTCCAAGCTGACTCCAATGAAATAACCAGCCCTACAGATGCCGTCCTTGCAATGGAGAAGCTGATAACCGTTGACAAGGTGGACTTCGTAGTTGGTGGCTTCAGGAGTGAGTCAGTAATTGCGATGCAACAGACAGCCATGGATAAAGAAATGATTTTCCTCGGTTGCGGTGCCAGCGACCTCCTGCTATGTGAAAATGTGGCCGAGGACTATGAAACGTACAAGTACTGGTTCAGGGTTAGCCCGGTAAATGGCAATTACCTTGCTACGATCAGTTTCATGCTTGTAGGAATGGTGGCCCAGGATGTTGGTGCGCTCACGTATCCAGAAGCGCCAAAGGTGGCCATACTGGCCGAGAATAATGTGTGGGCAGATCCCCTGGTTGCGAAAGCTGAAGCGTACTTTGCTGCTCCTCCTCCTTATGGCATGGGCCTTGAGGTCGTTGGGACATGGCGGCCCTCCCAGATGGCTACCGACGTAACGGCTGAACTTACGGCCATAGAGCTTGCCGGAGCCAACATGATATACACGGTGGTCTCCGGGCCGCTGGGGGTTGCCTACACAGCTCAATGGGGCGAGACGCAAATCCCGGCAGCTTCGGTGGGTATCAATGTTGAAGCACAGAAGGGGGATTTCTTGACTGTAACGGGTGGATATGGCGCGTATGAGACGACTCTAAATACCTACGCCCGGGTCGAGATCACCGATGAAACCATACCCTTCTACGACAGCTTTGTGGCGGAGTTCGAAGAGATTCCCATATATACTGCGGGCACCTATGAAGCGCTATACATACTGAAGGCAGCTGTTGAAAGTGCGGATACTCTGGATGCCGATGCCGTTGTTACTGCACTTGAAGCTACCGATCTCATGGGACCCGCCGGCAGACTGGTGTACATGGCAGCAAATACAACGACTCCTCACGACATAACCTGGGGCCCAGGTTATGTAACCGGTCTCGGCGTCCAGTGGCAGGATGGGGTACTGGAGTGCGTTTGGCCTAATGCTGGGGGATCACTGGGAGAATTAGAGTACGAGGGTACTGTAGATTACATACTGCCACCCTGGGTGGTAGAAGCGTTGACCGAATGA
- a CDS encoding ABC transporter ATP-binding protein codes for MNPPFFEVEKLTKRFGGLTAVNGVSFQISSDEIVGMIGPNGAGKTTMLRLITSILKPDSGRVRFKGKDITRAKPWAIVNQGIAGTFQTTRPFRRMPIIANVMVACLSPRAMKRGEWIKTIEARALDALEFVGISDLAREPASCLSHGDLRRLEMARAIATDPELLLLDEPFSGLNPAETELMAKSISRLHKGGRFGRLHSEGPTMIIIEHKLPELMKIVGRVIVLDFGELIADGTPEEIVKDEKVIEAYIGKGVI; via the coding sequence GTGAACCCACCCTTTTTTGAGGTTGAGAAGCTCACCAAGCGCTTCGGAGGTCTGACTGCAGTTAATGGGGTTAGCTTCCAGATTAGCAGTGATGAGATCGTTGGCATGATCGGTCCCAACGGGGCGGGAAAGACCACGATGCTGCGCCTGATAACAAGCATACTAAAGCCCGATTCCGGCAGGGTAAGGTTTAAGGGTAAGGATATCACCAGAGCCAAACCCTGGGCTATCGTTAACCAGGGGATTGCCGGAACATTCCAGACTACTAGGCCATTTCGCCGTATGCCCATCATTGCCAATGTTATGGTAGCTTGCCTCAGTCCCAGGGCAATGAAGAGGGGGGAATGGATTAAGACAATCGAGGCAAGGGCTCTGGATGCGTTGGAGTTCGTCGGCATTTCCGACCTCGCCCGCGAGCCGGCTTCCTGCCTGTCTCACGGTGATCTAAGGCGTCTGGAGATGGCCCGGGCTATTGCCACCGACCCTGAGTTACTTCTGCTGGACGAGCCATTTAGCGGGCTCAATCCTGCTGAGACTGAGCTGATGGCCAAATCGATAAGTAGATTGCACAAGGGAGGCAGGTTTGGCAGATTACATAGTGAAGGGCCGACGATGATTATTATTGAGCACAAGCTGCCAGAGCTCATGAAAATAGTTGGCCGGGTGATCGTGCTCGATTTCGGCGAGCTGATAGCCGATGGCACCCCGGAGGAGATAGTCAAGGATGAAAAGGTGATCGAAGCGTACATAGGCAAGGGGGTTATCTGA